A stretch of the Oenococcus sp. UCMA 16435 genome encodes the following:
- a CDS encoding AAA family ATPase: MEIITFSAIKGGVGKTTLAFNYGEWLAKNGKHVLFIDLDHQSNLTQTYNIYDNQDTVGNIFLDRGKVKIHEISAYISIIAGDMHLDDIERTIENKTNKNMFLYMWLSDNYERLNLGKFEYIILDCHPDFSTATKNAVIISNAILSPITPSEHGYNAKFNLEERINELRKEAIDYSTRKSYVTTKLFFIANMIKHNTRSSRELLKALKGDPSVLATVPEKELFNRSTLDKKSLSKMAEDHKTYIDQHEFFDSMDKTFNEITEKL, translated from the coding sequence ATGGAAATTATTACATTTTCAGCTATAAAAGGCGGCGTTGGCAAAACTACCCTAGCTTTTAATTATGGTGAGTGGTTAGCAAAAAATGGCAAGCATGTTTTATTTATTGACTTAGACCACCAAAGTAATTTAACCCAGACTTACAACATTTACGACAATCAAGACACCGTTGGCAACATTTTCTTAGATCGAGGGAAAGTCAAAATACATGAAATAAGTGCTTATATTAGTATAATTGCCGGAGATATGCACCTTGACGATATTGAGCGTACCATTGAAAATAAGACTAACAAAAACATGTTCCTCTACATGTGGTTGTCAGATAATTATGAACGTTTAAATTTAGGAAAATTCGAGTATATTATTTTGGATTGTCACCCAGATTTTTCTACTGCTACCAAGAATGCAGTAATCATTAGTAATGCTATTCTTAGTCCAATCACACCTAGCGAACATGGGTATAATGCAAAATTTAACCTAGAAGAAAGAATTAACGAATTACGCAAAGAAGCCATTGATTACTCTACTAGAAAATCTTATGTCACGACCAAATTATTTTTTATCGCCAACATGATTAAACACAACACAAGATCATCTCGCGAGTTATTAAAAGCCTTAAAAGGCGATCCCAGTGTATTGGCTACAGTTCCAGAAAAGGAGCTATTCAATCGTTCAACGTTGGATAAAAAATCTCTTTCAAAAATGGCTGAAGACCACAAAACATATATTGATCAACATGAATTTTTCGACAGTATGGACAAAACATTTAATGAAATCACGGAAAAATTATAA
- a CDS encoding FAD-binding protein: MTVFKAFSNERVLSFLRNQVVDGRVLSDPETLKKYSFNKYFSSDDGGLALAYVEAHSVSDIQGTMRAARKFHIPVVPQSQRTSTVVGSEGIDGCLLLSTDKMNKILEISKEDSLAVVEPGVINNDLDKEARKEGMFYAPDPGSKEISGIGGNVATNAGGMSTVKYGATKDNVLGLKAVLADGREIKFGGRTFKQAFGYDLTQLFVGSEGTLGVITEIIVKLLPIPLGTPVMGVAFFDNMTELAKAVTAIRISGVYPTMLEALDGNTVLALDNYEGTHYAENNAAMLIFRMDSGGQSNMELVQKILSQHQANHVTVTTSAKEQEDLEKLRNDMLPAIFADQNHIMEDMAMPLSKLAPMIDYIQELGRRLDLKIYTAGHAGDGNVHPTLVWPKEQTEVPDKVVEALQDMFHKTLELGGTISGEHAVGMLKNQWNNEELGEDVDQIQHQIKDLFDPMNLLNPKRKIN, encoded by the coding sequence TTGACAGTATTTAAAGCTTTTTCAAATGAGCGGGTTTTATCCTTTTTGCGCAATCAGGTCGTTGACGGTCGTGTTTTGAGCGATCCAGAGACATTAAAAAAATATTCTTTTAATAAGTACTTCAGTTCGGATGATGGTGGATTGGCATTGGCATATGTTGAAGCACATTCAGTTTCAGATATTCAAGGAACCATGAGAGCAGCTCGTAAATTTCATATTCCAGTTGTTCCCCAATCACAAAGAACCAGTACGGTCGTTGGATCGGAAGGTATCGATGGATGTTTATTATTATCGACCGATAAAATGAACAAAATTTTGGAAATCAGTAAAGAGGATTCGCTTGCAGTTGTCGAGCCGGGGGTTATTAATAACGATTTGGACAAGGAGGCTCGCAAAGAAGGCATGTTTTACGCGCCAGATCCGGGTTCGAAAGAAATTTCCGGTATTGGTGGAAATGTGGCAACGAATGCTGGCGGTATGAGTACCGTAAAATATGGCGCAACCAAAGACAATGTACTTGGGCTGAAAGCTGTTTTAGCCGATGGACGCGAGATCAAGTTTGGCGGTCGTACTTTTAAGCAGGCTTTTGGCTATGATTTAACCCAATTATTTGTTGGTTCTGAAGGAACTCTTGGTGTTATTACTGAAATAATTGTCAAACTGCTGCCAATTCCGCTTGGGACACCCGTTATGGGAGTTGCTTTCTTTGATAATATGACGGAATTAGCCAAGGCAGTGACGGCAATTCGAATTTCTGGTGTTTATCCAACGATGCTGGAAGCTTTGGATGGAAATACCGTTCTTGCTCTGGACAATTACGAAGGTACCCATTACGCTGAAAACAACGCAGCGATGTTGATCTTTAGAATGGACAGTGGTGGTCAATCAAATATGGAACTTGTTCAGAAAATACTTAGTCAGCATCAAGCTAATCACGTGACCGTGACAACTAGTGCAAAGGAGCAGGAAGATTTAGAAAAATTGCGTAATGATATGCTGCCGGCAATTTTTGCAGATCAGAATCACATCATGGAAGACATGGCAATGCCGCTTTCCAAGTTGGCTCCAATGATTGATTATATTCAGGAACTCGGCAGACGTCTTGATTTAAAAATCTATACTGCTGGGCATGCTGGAGATGGAAATGTTCATCCAACGCTTGTTTGGCCAAAAGAACAAACAGAAGTTCCTGACAAAGTTGTCGAAGCCCTTCAGGATATGTTTCATAAAACACTCGAGCTCGGTGGAACGATTTCCGGTGAGCATGCAGTTGGAATGTTGAAAAATCAATGGAACAATGAGGAACTTGGCGAAGATGTCGACCAGATTCAACATCAAATTAAAGATCTTTTTGATCCTATGAATCTATTAAATCCAAAACGTAAAATTAATTGA
- a CDS encoding NAD(P)H-binding protein — protein MKIVVFGGSGFIGQKVLEILEEKGHQIISVSRHGRPSNLTQNWADKITWVSSDILKDHEWQKYINGTDWLIDLIGILFENRKKNITYDQFIVQPVREITNFLKTNKSKSKLLFISANKGPFILKKYMQAKYLAEKIIQKQNKENLIVYPGLVFDSARPSSIAITLPLRILSHIPILNKLIIGYLPIKRVTLAKEINKIIDGEKSIYTSRR, from the coding sequence ATGAAAATTGTCGTCTTTGGTGGCAGCGGATTCATCGGCCAAAAGGTACTGGAAATTTTAGAAGAAAAGGGTCACCAAATTATCAGCGTTTCAAGGCATGGGAGGCCAAGCAACTTAACGCAAAATTGGGCCGATAAAATTACTTGGGTAAGTTCCGACATTTTAAAAGATCATGAGTGGCAAAAATATATTAATGGAACAGATTGGCTAATTGACTTAATTGGCATTTTGTTCGAAAATCGAAAAAAAAATATTACTTATGATCAGTTTATTGTCCAACCCGTTCGCGAAATTACTAATTTTTTGAAAACTAATAAAAGTAAAAGTAAACTCCTCTTTATTTCGGCTAATAAAGGACCTTTTATTCTAAAAAAATATATGCAGGCTAAATACCTGGCTGAAAAAATAATCCAAAAACAAAACAAGGAAAATTTAATTGTCTATCCAGGACTTGTTTTTGATTCAGCGAGGCCTTCTTCGATCGCCATCACACTTCCGCTAAGGATTCTCAGCCATATACCAATTTTAAATAAATTAATTATTGGTTATCTGCCAATTAAGCGAGTGACTCTAGCTAAAGAAATCAACAAAATAATAGATGGTGAAAAATCAATTTATACAAGCAGGAGATGA
- a CDS encoding carbonic anhydrase family protein, whose product MVKLDYNNQNTWLFETGQMQSPVALESNKAKRTRKQSALKLNYSTNASYVHDTGQGIEIGLKGEAIIDNRLFSLQQFHIHTPSEHLLNDYRFDGEIHFVHQAEDGRMAVIAVFLKAGKTSVTFSQILDHINRDQNFVCNLNDLIPENKAYYHYLGSLTTPPLTENVEWYILANPAQMSGKQLAEFHKLYPYNNRQLQSLNGRPVLYCSPSIKN is encoded by the coding sequence GTGGTGAAACTTGATTACAATAATCAAAATACCTGGCTGTTTGAAACGGGACAAATGCAATCTCCAGTCGCTTTGGAATCAAATAAAGCGAAAAGAACCAGGAAACAGTCGGCCTTAAAACTGAATTATTCAACAAACGCTTCCTACGTTCATGATACTGGCCAAGGAATTGAAATTGGATTAAAGGGTGAGGCAATTATTGACAATCGGCTTTTCTCATTGCAACAATTTCATATCCACACCCCAAGTGAACACCTGCTAAATGATTATAGATTCGATGGTGAAATTCACTTTGTTCATCAAGCTGAGGATGGGAGAATGGCGGTCATCGCCGTCTTTTTAAAAGCCGGAAAAACTTCTGTAACCTTTTCTCAAATACTGGATCACATCAATCGGGATCAGAATTTCGTCTGTAATCTAAATGATTTAATACCCGAAAATAAAGCTTATTATCATTATTTGGGTTCTTTGACAACGCCGCCATTGACAGAGAATGTTGAGTGGTATATTTTAGCCAACCCGGCTCAAATGTCGGGTAAACAATTAGCAGAATTTCATAAACTTTATCCATACAATAATCGTCAACTACAATCCCTGAATGGACGACCAGTCTTATATTGCAGTCCATCTATCAAAAATTAA
- a CDS encoding proline iminopeptidase-family hydrolase, producing MKNGTHILTLTSGFHLWSHTENSGQISKMIAVHGGPGETHESFETLPLGIPNTEVTYYDQLGSWYSDQPDFSDPKLAKKYLRIEYFVNELEEVRRQLEYDKFILLGYSWGAMIALEYALKYPNNLDKLVIVGMSDRESDFTDRMKDEVAKVLSKDEAKYVFTEAKKDELDDPLFNKFMEKFYSDYYSRFSESQTKHAVDTSNIKIANYMMGSNPFHMGGMMSGWNVSDKLAQIKTPTLLLIGDQDMISSKRARATADRLPNGKLEIIPDATHVSLRDNPEYFFQQLNQFLTN from the coding sequence ATGAAAAACGGTACGCACATCCTCACACTAACAAGTGGTTTTCATCTTTGGTCGCATACAGAAAATTCTGGTCAAATAAGTAAAATGATCGCTGTTCATGGTGGCCCTGGAGAAACTCATGAATCTTTCGAAACGCTTCCTTTGGGAATTCCGAATACTGAAGTGACTTATTATGATCAGCTTGGTTCTTGGTATTCCGATCAACCTGATTTTAGCGATCCAAAATTAGCGAAGAAGTACTTAAGAATTGAATATTTTGTTAATGAACTCGAAGAAGTTCGCCGACAACTTGAATATGACAAATTTATTTTGCTTGGTTATTCATGGGGAGCGATGATCGCTTTAGAGTATGCACTTAAATATCCGAATAATCTTGATAAATTGGTGATCGTTGGAATGTCCGATCGAGAAAGCGATTTTACTGACCGAATGAAAGATGAGGTTGCAAAAGTTTTATCAAAAGACGAAGCCAAATATGTTTTTACCGAAGCAAAAAAAGACGAATTGGATGATCCGCTTTTTAATAAATTTATGGAAAAATTTTATAGTGATTACTATTCTCGTTTTTCCGAAAGTCAGACCAAGCATGCGGTTGATACGAGTAATATCAAAATTGCCAATTATATGATGGGTTCGAATCCTTTCCATATGGGAGGGATGATGAGCGGTTGGAATGTTTCTGACAAGTTGGCGCAAATTAAAACACCGACTTTATTATTGATTGGCGATCAGGATATGATCAGTTCTAAAAGAGCCCGGGCAACAGCCGACAGACTTCCAAATGGAAAACTTGAAATTATTCCTGATGCGACACATGTTTCTCTGCGTGATAATCCCGAATATTTTTTTCAACAGTTAAACCAATTTTTAACTAATTAG
- a CDS encoding SDR family oxidoreductase, translating into MVDRLKGKVAIVTGGTLGIGLSIVDLYLKEGARVIFTGRRQTVGEEAFKHLSNPKNAKFVVHDASNEEGWKKLFADVIAEFGKVDILVNNAGIGINGDVEHTDYAQWRQTMAVNLDGVYFGTHYGVINMKNPADGDASIINMSSIEGLVGDPNLFAYNATKGALRIMTKSAAIYCAQNDYNLRINTIHPGYIKTPLVENMDGAEASMSERTKTPMGHIGDPEDIGWLAVYLGSKEAKFATGSEFTVDGGYTAQ; encoded by the coding sequence ATGGTAGATCGTTTAAAGGGAAAGGTCGCTATCGTTACTGGTGGAACGCTTGGAATCGGTTTGTCGATCGTCGATTTGTATTTAAAAGAAGGGGCCAGGGTGATCTTCACGGGTCGTCGCCAAACAGTTGGCGAAGAGGCATTCAAACATTTGAGCAATCCTAAAAATGCTAAGTTTGTTGTTCATGACGCTTCTAACGAAGAAGGCTGGAAAAAATTATTCGCCGATGTAATTGCAGAGTTTGGCAAAGTTGATATTCTTGTAAATAATGCTGGAATTGGTATTAATGGGGATGTTGAACATACCGATTATGCCCAGTGGCGGCAAACAATGGCTGTTAATCTAGACGGCGTTTATTTTGGTACTCATTATGGTGTTATCAACATGAAAAACCCGGCAGATGGAGACGCCTCTATAATTAATATGTCGAGTATCGAAGGCTTGGTTGGTGACCCTAATTTATTTGCTTATAATGCGACCAAAGGCGCTTTACGCATTATGACTAAATCAGCCGCAATTTATTGTGCACAAAATGATTATAATTTGAGAATTAATACTATTCATCCAGGCTATATCAAAACACCTTTAGTCGAGAATATGGATGGTGCCGAAGCAAGCATGAGCGAAAGAACCAAGACGCCAATGGGCCATATTGGTGATCCCGAAGATATTGGTTGGTTAGCTGTTTATTTGGGATCAAAAGAGGCTAAGTTTGCAACTGGATCTGAATTTACAGTTGATGGCGGCTATACGGCCCAATGA
- a CDS encoding aldo/keto reductase encodes MTEEIQIGKSEVRTGKLGLGTNKVGGHNLFNDLQDSDGSQIIEEALKENISLLDTAYMYGLGRSEEIIGQVLQAYDRSKVVLATKAAQDPNDGLHLNNKPDFLKASVDSALKRLKTDYIDIFYIHFPDEKTPKDEAVEALAKEKKAGKIRAIGVSNFSLEQIKEANKNHQIDIVEDNYSLVHRDAEKNLLPYLKEQGISFVPYFPLASGLLTGKYAIDGQSKFKKFSPVKYEKIIKALEKVRILAKEHDSTVSQIILAWYIANPNISVVIPGARKAEQVKSNAQALKINLSNEEFQQIDQLFKGF; translated from the coding sequence ATGACTGAAGAGATACAAATTGGTAAAAGCGAAGTAAGGACCGGAAAACTCGGGCTTGGTACAAATAAAGTCGGCGGTCATAATCTTTTTAATGATTTACAGGATTCGGATGGAAGCCAAATAATCGAAGAAGCTTTAAAAGAAAACATTTCGTTATTAGACACTGCTTATATGTACGGATTGGGCAGGTCCGAGGAAATTATCGGTCAGGTTTTGCAAGCATACGACCGTTCGAAAGTCGTCTTAGCTACCAAGGCAGCTCAGGATCCAAATGACGGTTTACATCTAAACAACAAACCGGATTTTTTAAAAGCATCCGTTGACAGTGCTTTAAAGCGCTTGAAGACTGACTATATTGACATTTTCTATATTCATTTTCCAGATGAAAAAACACCAAAAGACGAAGCTGTTGAAGCTTTGGCAAAGGAAAAGAAAGCTGGTAAAATTCGTGCAATCGGCGTATCCAATTTTTCCTTGGAACAAATTAAAGAGGCCAATAAAAATCATCAAATCGATATCGTCGAAGATAATTACAGTCTTGTTCATCGTGATGCTGAAAAAAATCTTTTACCCTATCTTAAGGAACAGGGCATCTCTTTTGTTCCATATTTCCCCTTGGCTTCCGGTCTTTTGACAGGAAAATATGCGATTGATGGTCAATCAAAATTTAAAAAATTTTCGCCAGTCAAATACGAAAAAATTATCAAAGCCCTCGAAAAGGTTAGAATCCTTGCTAAAGAACATGACTCAACCGTCTCCCAAATAATTCTGGCCTGGTACATTGCGAATCCGAATATTAGCGTTGTAATTCCAGGTGCAAGAAAAGCCGAGCAAGTAAAGAGCAATGCTCAAGCTTTAAAAATTAATTTAAGTAATGAGGAATTCCAACAAATCGATCAGTTGTTTAAAGGATTTTAA
- a CDS encoding NAD(P)-binding domain-containing protein: MKIAFIGSGHVGQVLAKLFIKTGHSVVLTNRHGKDSLLSIINALGPKAQAATIDSLGEDQDLIVLAIPFNGINNLDQNLLKGKKVIDASNYFPQRDGQIPKFINHEITSSQFVADYFKGSTVVKAFNTIPVAELEDLARLENKSGRTAIPIAGDNTKFKNSVTELIDQIGFDVYDAGDLKNSFAIQADGPVFGLATSKKELSDKLNK; the protein is encoded by the coding sequence ATGAAAATTGCTTTTATCGGCAGCGGCCACGTCGGACAGGTCCTTGCCAAACTGTTCATTAAAACAGGACATTCCGTGGTTCTCACAAACCGCCATGGAAAAGACAGCTTGCTTTCAATTATCAACGCACTAGGACCAAAGGCACAAGCAGCTACGATTGATTCGCTTGGCGAAGATCAGGATTTAATCGTCCTGGCAATACCTTTTAATGGAATAAATAATCTTGATCAAAATCTTTTAAAAGGAAAAAAAGTAATCGATGCAAGCAACTATTTTCCGCAACGCGATGGCCAGATTCCAAAGTTCATTAATCACGAAATTACCAGTTCTCAATTCGTTGCTGATTATTTCAAAGGGTCAACAGTTGTCAAAGCCTTCAACACCATACCGGTCGCTGAATTAGAAGATTTAGCCAGATTAGAAAACAAAAGCGGACGAACTGCAATCCCGATTGCCGGCGATAATACAAAGTTTAAAAATTCAGTCACCGAGTTGATTGATCAAATTGGTTTTGATGTTTATGATGCCGGTGATTTGAAAAATAGTTTTGCCATTCAAGCCGATGGACCCGTTTTTGGACTGGCAACCAGCAAAAAAGAATTATCGGATAAATTAAATAAATAA
- a CDS encoding TetR/AcrR family transcriptional regulator: MKKTNKGDLQKEKLLSAARQLFAKKGYEASSTKEINHQAGSSDGLLYYYFPGGKEQLLNEIIKQTTDNKTSEFIIRFDQIVSIDCSTEETLVKIFLMIWSLLTRKENYQVLLIMVRERAVIDREQIGWLLKLDGTFQTKISDYLTSQISTRIIQGNDPKTMADVISSIYESFIYCQLVLSNNTKFTDNLRERLTREIHLVLKGWK; the protein is encoded by the coding sequence ATGAAAAAGACTAACAAAGGGGATTTACAAAAAGAAAAATTATTATCAGCTGCCCGTCAATTGTTTGCAAAAAAGGGATATGAGGCAAGTTCGACGAAAGAAATTAACCATCAGGCAGGATCTTCGGATGGCCTCCTGTATTATTATTTTCCTGGCGGGAAAGAACAGCTTCTTAATGAAATAATCAAACAGACTACTGACAATAAGACTTCAGAATTCATAATCCGTTTTGACCAAATTGTTAGCATTGATTGTTCTACTGAGGAAACATTAGTCAAGATATTTCTTATGATATGGAGTCTTTTGACAAGAAAAGAAAACTATCAGGTACTTTTGATTATGGTTCGAGAGCGGGCCGTGATTGATCGGGAACAAATTGGATGGTTGTTGAAATTAGATGGCACATTTCAAACGAAAATTTCCGATTATTTAACTAGTCAAATTTCTACTCGGATAATTCAAGGGAATGATCCAAAAACGATGGCCGATGTAATTTCATCAATCTACGAAAGCTTTATATACTGTCAACTGGTTTTAAGCAACAATACAAAATTTACAGATAATTTAAGGGAACGATTAACACGGGAAATACATTTAGTTTTAAAAGGATGGAAATAA
- a CDS encoding divalent metal cation transporter, whose protein sequence is MKTDQKKDTQQKSLDEVNGSIKVPQNAGFWRTLLAYTGPGALIAVGYMDPGNWITSIGGGAQFKYALLSVILLSSLIAMLLQSMAAKLGIVTGKDLAQLTRDRTSKRVGFVLWVITELAIMATDVAEIIGSGIAIELLFGIPLIVGILITSADVLILLLLTRLGFRKIEAIVATLVAVVLFVFSYEVILSQPDVSSVFKGYLPTYKIVTNTSMLYLALGIVGATIMPHDLYLGSSISQTRRVNRSDKKSVRSAIRFTTIDSNIQLTIAFVVNCLLLVLGAALFYGTNSTLGRFVDLFRALNNSQVVGAIASPVLSMLFAIALLASGQSSTITGTLSGQIIMEGFIHLHMPLWVQRLLTRLISVTPVLIFAIIYHGNEAKIEQLLTFSQVFLSIALPFAVVPLVIFTNDEKLMGEFKNHAWVKWISWLITAVLIILNLYLILQII, encoded by the coding sequence ATGAAAACCGATCAAAAAAAAGATACTCAACAAAAAAGTTTGGATGAAGTTAATGGGAGTATCAAGGTCCCCCAAAATGCTGGCTTTTGGCGAACCTTACTGGCTTATACAGGTCCTGGCGCCTTGATTGCTGTTGGCTATATGGACCCCGGAAATTGGATTACTTCTATTGGTGGTGGTGCGCAATTCAAATACGCTCTTTTATCAGTGATTCTTCTATCCAGCTTAATTGCTATGCTACTGCAGTCTATGGCTGCCAAGCTTGGAATTGTTACTGGAAAGGATTTGGCTCAGCTAACACGGGACAGGACTTCTAAAAGAGTAGGTTTCGTGTTGTGGGTAATTACTGAATTGGCGATTATGGCAACTGATGTTGCTGAAATTATCGGTTCCGGAATAGCGATAGAATTGCTCTTTGGAATTCCTTTGATTGTTGGTATTTTAATTACCTCTGCTGATGTGTTGATCCTACTATTGTTAACAAGGTTAGGCTTCCGGAAGATTGAAGCAATTGTTGCGACTTTGGTTGCAGTTGTTCTTTTTGTTTTTTCTTATGAAGTTATTTTGTCGCAGCCGGATGTTTCATCGGTCTTCAAAGGATATCTTCCTACTTATAAAATCGTTACAAATACATCAATGCTCTATCTGGCTTTAGGAATTGTCGGTGCAACAATTATGCCGCATGATTTGTATCTGGGATCTTCGATTTCTCAAACTAGGCGAGTTAACCGTTCAGATAAAAAATCCGTTAGAAGCGCAATTCGTTTTACGACAATTGATTCGAATATTCAACTGACAATTGCTTTTGTTGTTAACTGTCTGTTGCTGGTTTTGGGAGCAGCATTGTTTTATGGAACAAACAGTACTTTAGGACGCTTCGTTGATTTATTTAGGGCTTTAAATAATAGCCAAGTAGTTGGTGCAATTGCCAGTCCGGTTTTGAGCATGCTTTTTGCAATTGCATTGCTGGCTTCCGGACAAAGTTCAACGATTACCGGTACCTTATCGGGGCAGATTATTATGGAAGGCTTCATTCATTTACATATGCCGCTGTGGGTTCAACGCTTATTGACTCGTTTGATTTCTGTCACTCCCGTATTGATTTTTGCCATAATTTATCATGGCAATGAAGCTAAAATCGAACAGTTGCTGACTTTTTCTCAGGTATTTTTGAGTATTGCTCTACCGTTTGCGGTTGTTCCACTGGTTATTTTTACAAATGATGAAAAGTTAATGGGAGAATTCAAAAACCACGCTTGGGTTAAGTGGATATCTTGGCTGATTACTGCCGTTTTAATTATTTTGAATCTTTATTTGATTCTGCAGATTATTTGA
- a CDS encoding YihA family ribosome biogenesis GTP-binding protein: protein MKITNPKLIISAVSKKQYPAGNLPEIAFVGRSNVGKSSLINTLIERNGLAHTSGQPGKTQTLNFYNIDEKLFFVDVPGYGYAKVSKAQREQFGSMVEEYLSSRDQLKGVISLVDARHEPTKDDKLMYNWLEYYQVPILIVATKADKVVPGKFNAVESQIKKTLKFNLTTSSLILFSATEKFGSKEIWDWIEEQAELLS, encoded by the coding sequence ATGAAGATTACAAATCCAAAACTAATTATTTCGGCTGTTTCAAAAAAACAGTATCCAGCCGGAAATCTACCGGAAATTGCTTTTGTTGGACGCTCGAATGTTGGTAAATCATCTTTAATCAATACCTTGATCGAACGTAATGGGCTCGCACATACTAGTGGCCAGCCCGGAAAAACGCAAACGCTAAATTTTTATAATATTGACGAAAAATTATTTTTTGTCGATGTGCCGGGTTATGGATACGCTAAAGTAAGTAAAGCTCAACGTGAACAATTTGGGTCGATGGTCGAAGAATATTTAAGCAGCCGCGATCAACTAAAAGGAGTTATCAGCTTAGTTGACGCTCGTCACGAACCAACCAAAGATGATAAATTGATGTACAACTGGCTTGAATACTATCAAGTACCAATTTTAATTGTTGCTACTAAGGCTGACAAAGTCGTTCCTGGAAAGTTTAATGCGGTTGAATCGCAAATCAAAAAAACATTGAAATTCAATTTAACCACTTCATCTTTAATTCTGTTTTCGGCGACTGAAAAATTTGGTTCTAAAGAAATTTGGGATTGGATTGAAGAGCAGGCAGAACTGCTGTCATGA